The proteins below are encoded in one region of bacterium:
- a CDS encoding alcohol dehydrogenase, with protein sequence MRRIGNSDLEIYPLGLGGNTFGNTTDKEASERVLDAFVEAGGNHIDTADSYSAWVPGNRGGESETILGEWMKSRRNRQSIILASKVGAHPEFKGLAPENIARAAEASLRRLQTDYIDLYYAHYDDESQPIEEIATAFDRLVREGKVRYIGISNFDPARSAAWIRFARENGLAVPVALQPEYNLVARRHYERNVAPLAEAEGLGVLAYFGLASGFLTGKYRTPADLEGRPRGQAVAKYLNEDGLRVIGALEEIAAERETAIATVALAWLLAKPTVTAPLASATSVEQLAELMAAPRLELTADEVARLDDVSTPFA encoded by the coding sequence ATGAGACGAATCGGCAATTCCGACCTGGAGATCTATCCGCTCGGGCTGGGCGGCAACACGTTCGGCAACACCACGGACAAGGAGGCGTCGGAGCGGGTGCTGGACGCCTTCGTCGAGGCAGGCGGCAACCACATCGACACCGCGGACTCCTACTCCGCGTGGGTCCCGGGGAACAGGGGCGGCGAGTCCGAGACGATCCTCGGCGAATGGATGAAGAGCCGACGGAACCGGCAGTCCATCATCCTCGCGAGCAAGGTCGGCGCCCATCCGGAGTTCAAGGGGCTTGCGCCCGAGAACATCGCCCGCGCCGCCGAGGCCTCTCTGCGTCGCTTGCAGACCGACTACATCGACCTCTACTACGCGCACTACGACGACGAGAGCCAGCCGATCGAGGAGATCGCCACCGCGTTCGACCGCCTGGTCCGGGAGGGCAAGGTCCGCTACATCGGGATCTCGAACTTCGATCCCGCGCGGAGCGCCGCGTGGATCCGCTTCGCCCGCGAGAACGGGCTCGCGGTCCCGGTGGCGCTCCAGCCCGAGTACAACCTCGTGGCGCGGCGCCACTACGAGCGGAACGTCGCGCCGCTGGCGGAAGCGGAAGGGCTGGGCGTCCTGGCGTACTTCGGACTCGCCAGCGGTTTCCTGACGGGGAAGTACCGCACGCCCGCGGACCTGGAAGGCCGGCCGCGGGGCCAGGCCGTGGCCAAGTATCTGAACGAAGACGGGCTCCGCGTCATCGGTGCGCTCGAAGAGATCGCGGCCGAGCGCGAGACGGCGATCGCGACCGTCGCGCTCGCGTGGCTGCTCGCGAAGCCGACCGTGACCGCGCCGCTGGCCAGCGCCACGAGCGTGGAGCAGCTCGCCGAACTCATGGCCGCTCCACGCCTGGAGCTGACCGCGGATGAGGTCGCGCGGCTGGACGACGTGTCCACGCCGTTCGCGTAG
- a CDS encoding transcriptional regulator: MGNRRYGQYCGVARALEIVGERWALLVVRDLLVGPRRFSELKRGLPRIPTNVLAARLKELEEAGVVRRRPVPRPGRGVQYELTEYGHELDEVVTALGRWGARELGEPDEQEVLTPDALVTALRVTFQPANARGLRGSYELRVGDAVVHARIADGRLEVAPGAFPDADLTIEAGPVLHGLFTGETTPAAAVQSGAVRLRGKKGLFPPFVACFRIGPPPAA, encoded by the coding sequence GTGGGGAACCGGCGCTACGGACAGTACTGCGGCGTGGCCCGCGCGCTCGAGATCGTCGGCGAGCGCTGGGCGCTCTTGGTCGTCCGGGACCTGCTGGTGGGACCGCGGCGGTTCTCGGAGCTGAAGCGCGGGCTGCCGCGGATCCCGACCAACGTTTTGGCGGCGCGGCTGAAGGAGCTGGAGGAGGCGGGCGTGGTGCGGCGCCGCCCGGTGCCGCGGCCGGGGCGCGGGGTCCAGTACGAGCTGACGGAGTACGGCCACGAGCTGGACGAGGTGGTGACCGCGCTGGGCCGCTGGGGCGCCCGGGAGCTGGGCGAGCCGGATGAGCAGGAGGTGCTGACGCCGGACGCGCTGGTGACGGCGCTGCGGGTCACGTTCCAGCCCGCGAACGCGCGCGGTTTGCGGGGCAGCTACGAGTTGCGGGTCGGGGATGCGGTGGTGCATGCGCGGATCGCGGACGGGAGGCTGGAGGTCGCGCCCGGCGCGTTCCCGGACGCGGATCTGACGATCGAAGCCGGCCCGGTGCTGCATGGGCTGTTCACCGGAGAAACGACGCCGGCGGCGGCGGTGCAGAGCGGCGCGGTGCGGCTCAGGGGAAAGAAGGGGCTGTTCCCTCCGTTCGTGGCGTGTTTCCGGATCGGCCCGCCGCCGGCCGCGTGA
- a CDS encoding damage-inducible protein DinB: MTEPSTTQPTPTTPVAELAPGALLFPDLDAELEATRRILERVPDGKEDWRPHEKSMTLGELANHVAELPAFAALMLTADGVDFEPPGPPPSTLKNTAERLAAFDKLSGELRELIGRLTWDKAFEQWQMRIGGQPVLSGTRAELVRRMGLTHSAHHRAQLGVYLRLLGVPIPGTYGPSADERPQRA, translated from the coding sequence ATGACCGAACCTTCGACGACGCAGCCGACCCCGACCACGCCGGTCGCGGAGCTCGCCCCCGGCGCGCTCCTGTTCCCCGACCTGGATGCGGAGCTCGAGGCGACCCGGCGGATCCTCGAACGGGTGCCGGACGGGAAGGAAGACTGGCGTCCGCACGAGAAGTCGATGACGTTGGGCGAGCTCGCCAACCACGTGGCCGAGCTGCCGGCGTTCGCGGCGCTGATGCTGACGGCGGACGGGGTCGATTTCGAGCCGCCCGGGCCCCCGCCCTCGACGCTGAAGAACACGGCCGAGCGGCTGGCCGCGTTCGACAAGCTGAGTGGCGAGCTGCGCGAGCTGATCGGGCGGCTGACGTGGGACAAGGCGTTCGAGCAGTGGCAGATGCGGATTGGCGGCCAGCCCGTGCTCAGCGGCACGCGGGCGGAGCTGGTGCGGCGCATGGGGCTGACGCACAGCGCGCATCACCGGGCCCAGCTCGGCGTCTACCTGCGACTGCTGGGGGTGCCGATCCCGGGGACCTACGGCCCGTCGGCGGACGAGCGCCCGCAGCGCGCCTAG
- a CDS encoding cytochrome c family protein, with product MGVGMRVARRTVMRGTGVLRIFSTIVLIAACGGEEQRPAGGVRSEPVVRASGDASEAEAVAIGDSAAVALSRALVSRVQAALAEGGPAYAIEFCSERALPITAAVQDSLAGGLELKRTSLRIRNPANAPDSLERAALTYFQSELEAGRPMPPYHLQQTESGWRYYKPIVVADFCTACHGPRESLDPAVRRVLAERYPSDQATGYSPGDFRGVIRVSVPAGEGSGGR from the coding sequence ATGGGCGTAGGAATGCGCGTGGCGAGGAGGACGGTCATGCGTGGGACCGGGGTGCTCAGAATTTTCTCGACCATCGTGTTGATCGCGGCGTGCGGCGGGGAGGAGCAGCGGCCTGCGGGCGGAGTCCGCAGTGAGCCCGTCGTCCGTGCCTCGGGCGATGCATCCGAGGCGGAGGCCGTGGCGATCGGCGACTCGGCGGCCGTGGCGCTCTCCCGGGCGCTCGTGTCGCGGGTCCAGGCAGCGCTGGCGGAAGGCGGGCCAGCGTACGCCATCGAGTTCTGCTCGGAGCGCGCGCTGCCGATCACGGCGGCGGTGCAGGACAGCCTCGCGGGCGGGCTCGAGCTCAAGCGGACGTCGCTGCGGATCCGCAACCCGGCGAACGCGCCGGACTCGCTGGAACGAGCGGCCCTGACCTACTTCCAGTCCGAGCTCGAGGCAGGGCGCCCGATGCCGCCGTACCACCTCCAGCAGACGGAGAGCGGTTGGCGCTACTACAAGCCGATCGTGGTCGCGGACTTCTGTACCGCGTGTCATGGGCCGCGGGAATCCCTCGATCCCGCCGTTCGGCGGGTCCTTGCCGAGCGCTACCCGAGCGACCAGGCGACCGGCTACTCGCCCGGCGATTTCCGCGGGGTGATCCGGGTGAGCGTGCCGGCAGGGGAGGGCAGCGGGGGGCGGTGA
- a CDS encoding mechanosensitive ion channel protein MscS codes for MGCSPEKRRRRRRCRAARCGSGERRGCSLRSWRVSGSARRRPRDTAVQRAMDAIQTLYRELPLLARLLVLAGVAVAGHLLVRLVHNVGDRIMAPEGAGQSAIARGRPKVASLTTLVVSALTFTIYFGALGLIVAGLGLPVTGYLASVTVVGLAIGFGSQGLVQDVVSGLTLIFSDALDVGDVVEIGGLTGRVESIGLRFTTLVTVLEQRVLVPNRSIGQINRYPKGYVRVYADAQVPEGVSDEDAIAAVEPLAKGMYRQFRGIVLTEPEILGVRRAGKNGWRYLRVKFRVWPGQGALIEGPFRQRVIHALRKLDPDYADWMVSITYRTAE; via the coding sequence ATGGGCTGTTCACCGGAGAAACGACGCCGGCGGCGGCGGTGCAGAGCGGCGCGGTGCGGCTCAGGGGAAAGAAGGGGCTGTTCCCTCCGTTCGTGGCGTGTTTCCGGATCGGCCCGCCGCCGGCCGCGTGACACCGCAGTCCAACGGGCAATGGACGCCATCCAGACCCTCTACCGCGAGCTGCCGCTCCTCGCCCGCCTCCTCGTGCTGGCAGGCGTGGCCGTGGCCGGGCACCTCCTCGTCAGGCTCGTCCACAACGTCGGCGACCGGATCATGGCGCCGGAGGGGGCCGGCCAGTCTGCCATTGCCCGCGGCCGGCCGAAGGTCGCGAGCCTCACCACGCTGGTCGTCAGCGCGCTCACGTTCACCATCTACTTCGGAGCGCTCGGCCTGATCGTCGCGGGGCTCGGCCTGCCCGTGACCGGATACCTCGCCAGCGTCACCGTGGTCGGGCTCGCGATCGGTTTCGGCTCGCAGGGCCTGGTCCAGGACGTGGTGAGCGGGCTCACGCTGATCTTCTCGGACGCGCTCGACGTGGGCGACGTCGTGGAAATCGGCGGCCTCACGGGCCGTGTGGAGTCCATCGGCCTCCGGTTCACGACGCTGGTCACGGTCCTGGAGCAACGGGTCCTGGTGCCGAACCGGAGCATCGGGCAGATCAACCGGTACCCGAAGGGCTACGTCCGGGTCTACGCGGACGCGCAGGTGCCGGAGGGCGTGTCCGATGAGGACGCGATCGCCGCGGTCGAGCCGCTGGCCAAGGGGATGTATCGGCAGTTCCGTGGGATCGTGCTCACGGAGCCGGAGATCCTGGGCGTCCGCAGAGCCGGCAAGAACGGCTGGCGCTACCTGCGCGTCAAGTTCCGGGTGTGGCCGGGCCAGGGCGCGCTCA